One Rosa chinensis cultivar Old Blush chromosome 3, RchiOBHm-V2, whole genome shotgun sequence DNA window includes the following coding sequences:
- the LOC112192923 gene encoding uncharacterized protein LOC112192923 has translation MSSQKKKSPAAMESLRLNLFTVLGECVRILKAEYLYLFYLSFLYLFPKSFSSIAYPTRQNLLKAEHPFPNKFQSETLLALAFSSLSFIFSYSGFIHYSLGLWSITYAVYYGRPVKPISALFKSAFVSFLPLLGMVIISIPNMVTLFNLVHLGQNLFKVIRGSEESKLDILDIVILLGSVHLHLEWNLASSIVVIESRGLVESMRKSSSLMKGNKMLGLMMLLIFGTPALILGLFSDCILQVQLGLTGDLSHGGWWRMVTSEFVVQIVIVSVLFTLVLLFNTVSNIVLYLYCIKAERTTH, from the coding sequence AtgtcttctcaaaaaaaaaaaagtccggCCGCCATGGAATCGCTACGTCTGAACCTGTTCACCGTGCTTGGCGAGTGTGTGAGGATCCTCAAAGCAGAGTATCTATATCTGTTCtatctttcttttctctatctGTTCCCCAAATCCTTCTCCTCTATAGCCTATCCGACCCGTCAAAATCTCTTAAAGGCCGAGCATCCGTTTCCGAACAAGTTCCAATCTGAGACTCTCTTAGCTCTTGCTTTCTCATCCCTTAGCTTCATCTTCTCCTACTCAGGATTCATCCACTACAGTTTGGGTCTCTGGTCAATCACATACGCAGTATATTATGGCCGACCAGTTAAACCAATCTCGGCTCTCTTTAAATCTGCATTTGTCTCATTCCTTCCTCTCCTCGGTATGGTCATAATTTCTATTCCGAACATGGTTACGTTGTTTAATCTTGTTCATTTGGGGCAAAATTTATTTAAGGTGATTAGAGGGAGTGAGGAGAGTAAGCTGGATATTTTAGATATTGTTATATTGCTGGGTAGCGTACATCTTCACTTGGAGTGGAACCTTGCATCGTCAATTGTTGTGATAGAATCGCGTGGGCTGGTAGAGTCTATGAGAAAAAGCAGCTCTTTGATGAAGGGAAACAAAATGTTGGGTTTGATGATGCTTTTGATTTTTGGGACTCCTGCCCTGATTTTAGGGTTGTTCAGTGATTGCATTCTACAAGTCCAGTTGGGTTTAACAGGGGATCTGAGccatggtggatggtggaggatggTGACTTCTGAATTTGTGGTACAAATTGTGATAGTTTCAGTCCTTTTCACGCTCGTTTTGTTGTTCAACACAGTAAGCAATATCGTTTTGTATCTCTATTGCATCAAGGCAGAACGGACCACTCACTGA